The genomic region CGATAACTACACGCTGATTGCCGTGCCGCTGTTTGTGTTTATGGGCGTGACGCTGGAGCGCACCAAGATCAGTGAGGACTTGCTCTCCTCCATGGGGGCGCTATTCGGTGGTATGCGCGGCGGCTTGGGGCTGGCCGTTATCGTCGTCGGCACGCTGCTCGCCGCCTCGACTGGCATTGTCGGCGCCACCGTCGTCACCATGGGCCTGCTGTCGCTACCGGCGATGATGCGCCTGAATTACGACAAAGGGCTGGCAACCGGCGTCATCTGCGCTTCCGGTACCCTGGGCCAATTGATTCCACCGTCGATCGTGCTGGTGCTGCTCGGCGATGTGCTCGGCTCGGCCTATACCCAGGCCCAGGCTACAGCCGGCATCTGGCCACCGAAAGCCGTATCGGTCGGCGATTTGTTTGTCGGTGCCTTGCTGCCCGGTTTGGTGCTGGTCTTCTTATATATGGTCTGGGTCATGTTGGTGGCCTGGCGCAAACCACAGGCGGCGCCAGCGATGGCTAAAGAAGAGCGCGCCCGCTACAAAGCCAACCCGTGGAAGCTGCTGCGCATTCTGCTGTTGCCACTGGTGCTGATTCTGGCCGTGCTCGGCTCGATTCTGTTCGGCATTGCGACGCCAACCGAAGCGGCAGGTGTTGGTGCCTTGGGTGCGCTGCTACTGGCGGCGTTCGGCAGGAAACTGTCATTCAAGGTGCTGCAGGAAATCGGCGAAAGCACGTTGAAAACCAGCAGCATGGTGTTCCTGATTTTGATCGGCGCTTCGCTGTTCTCGCTGGTGTTCCGCGCCTACGACGGTGACGCGCTGATGCACGCCATTTTCGATCAGCTACCCGGTGGTGTGTTTGGCGCGATGTTGCTGGTCATGGTCATGATGTTCCTGCTCGGCTTCATCATCGACTTTATCGAAATCATTTTTGTTGTTGTCCCGATTGTTGCGCCGGTGCTGCTGGCCATGGGGCTCGATCCGGTGTGGCTCGGGGTCATGATCGCGATTAACCTGCAAACTTCGTTTCTAACACCGCCGTTCGGTTTTGCCCTGTTCTACTTGCGTGGTGTGGCGCCGCCCAATATCAAAACCAGTGACATGTATCGCGGTGTCGTGCCGTTTATCGCGATACAAATGTTGATGATTGCGTTGCTGGCCTTTTTTCCGGAATTGGCAACGGCGTTGCCGCAGTGGGTGTATGGAGGTTAGCGCCAGCTCGAAAATCTAGATCCTTCCCTTGTCAGGGGAAGGAACAACAATTCCTTTTCGAGGAGAGAAAGGGCAATGGTTTCCGCGCCAGTTTAAAAAATGAAAATGTTAAAGAACATGAAGTAAAGCAGTGGGGGAACGAGTAATGGAATACATGTACGAACTAAAAGGCGAATTGCATGGCCCGGTCAGTCATCAGCAATTGGCTGAGTTGATTCGTGACGGCCGTTTGTCGCCGTCGACCAATGTGCTGAAAAAAGGCCAGACGCAATGGAAGCGCGCCAGCGACTAT from Permianibacter aggregans harbors:
- a CDS encoding TRAP transporter large permease; translated protein: MLELLPLLLFVVVCVFLLLGYPVALTLAGVSLLFAGLGVAFDWIHPGLLNALPNRLYGIIDNYTLIAVPLFVFMGVTLERTKISEDLLSSMGALFGGMRGGLGLAVIVVGTLLAASTGIVGATVVTMGLLSLPAMMRLNYDKGLATGVICASGTLGQLIPPSIVLVLLGDVLGSAYTQAQATAGIWPPKAVSVGDLFVGALLPGLVLVFLYMVWVMLVAWRKPQAAPAMAKEERARYKANPWKLLRILLLPLVLILAVLGSILFGIATPTEAAGVGALGALLLAAFGRKLSFKVLQEIGESTLKTSSMVFLILIGASLFSLVFRAYDGDALMHAIFDQLPGGVFGAMLLVMVMMFLLGFIIDFIEIIFVVVPIVAPVLLAMGLDPVWLGVMIAINLQTSFLTPPFGFALFYLRGVAPPNIKTSDMYRGVVPFIAIQMLMIALLAFFPELATALPQWVYGG